Genomic window (Thermococcus sp.):
ACGACGTTGACAAGGTAGAGGTGATAATCCAGGGTGGAACTTTCCCCGCGGTTGACCTCGATTACCAGGAGTGGTTCGTCAAAGAGGCTTTCAAGGCGATGAATGACTTCCCGCACTTTAAAGACGTTGAAAACCTTGAGGAGAAGCTTGTCAGGTTAATAGTGAAGAAAGACGAGTCGGTTCTTGAGGAAGACCTCGCATTCAGGGGAGCTTGGCTTAAAACGCACAGGAAGCCCTACTACTACCTCGAGGACGAGCAGAGGAAGAACGAGAGGGCTAAGGTGAGGATGGTAGGTTTAACGATAGAGACGCGCCCGGACTGGGCCTTTGAGAGGCAGATAGACAGAATGCTCCACTTTGGAACCACCCGCGTCGAACTCGGAGTCCAGACGGTGTTCAACTTCATCCACGAGAGGACGAAGAGGGGACACGGTGTCGAGGAGATAGTTAAGGCCACCCAGCTTTTGAGGGACGCGGGTCTCAAGATCAACTACCACATAATGCCCGGTCTCCCTGGAAGCAACCTTGAGCGCGACCTTTACACATTTAAGACAATCTTCGAGGATACCCGCTTCAGGCCTGACATGCTCAAGATATACCCGACGCTTGTGACGGCCGACGCTCCGCTCTACGCTTGGTACAAGGCCGGAAAATACCGCCCGTATACGACGGAGGAAGCCGTTAAACTGCTCGTTGAGGCGTACAGGTACTTCCCCAAGTGGGTCCGCGTCATGAGGATTCAGCGCGACATACCGGCAAAGCTCATCGTTGCCGGCGTCAAGCACTCCAACCTCGGCCAACTCGTCTTCAACGAACTTATAAAGCGCGGTATAAGGCCAAGGGAGATTCGCTTTAGGGAAGTCGGCCATCAAATGGAAAAGTTCGGAATCGAACCTGAAATCGAGCACATTGAGTTGCTTCGTGAGGACTACGAGGCCGCTGGAGGAAGGGAGATATTCCTGAGCTTTGAGGACACCAAAAACGACATCCTCATTGGCTTCATCCGCTTGAGAATCCCGAGCGAAAAAACCCACAGAAAGGAGATAAACTGCTGCCCGTCGGCGATAGTAAGGGAGCTCCACGTCTACGGCCCGCTCGTGCCAATAGGTGGAAAGCCGAAGTATGAGTGGCAGCACCGCGGCTACGGCAGGGAGCTTTTGATGGGGGCGGAGAGGATAGCGAGGGAGGAGTTCGACGTCAGGAAGATGCTCGTCATAAGCGGCGTCGGCGTGAGGAACTACTACCGGAAGTTCGGTTACAGAAAGAACGGTCCCTACGTGGCGAAGAGACTCGACAAAGGCTACGCAGACTACAAAAAGAGTAAAGAGTTCGACGCCCATTTGAACACATGAGGTGGCTCCATGCGCTTCAAACCCAAACCATTCACCGAGCCCGTGCCGTTCAAATGCCTGTACTGCCTCGACTGCTGCCGCGGGAGGCACATCTACTTAACACGAAAGGACATAGAGAGAATCGCACGGAAAGGCTATGATCCCCAGGACTTCGTTACGTTTTCCGTTGAGGGCAACCAGATCCGCTTCGTGCTCTCGGTGAGGGAGTGGGACCTCGGTTGCGTCTTCCACGACCCTGAAACTGGCAAATGCAAAATCCACGATGTCAATCCAATTATCTGCAGGATTTATCCTTTCATGGTCTCGAGGAAGCCCCTCGGCGTTGAAGGCGAGAAGCCTTTCCACTACAGGGGGCAGACACTGTGGCTCTACTACGACGAGAACTGTCCCGGGATAAACGCGGAGGAGCCGGAAACCACGATAAGCCCTAAGGAGATAGTGGAGCTTGGCCTAGAATTTGAAAGGGAGTTTGAGAGAACCGACATGGACGGCTTTGCAGAGCTGATAGAGGAGTTTGAAGGGGATAGCGATGGCTGAGTTCCTCAGGTACAGGCGCGCTTCATCGTGGGAGTACGACCTCATACTGCGTGAGGCTGAGAAGTACGGCGAGCTAAAGCACCACACCTTCGCGGTAGTTGAGGGCAAATTCAGGGACGTCTACGCTGTGAACGAAAAAGTATGGACTGAGATAGAGAACCTTAGGATGAAGCCCTACTCCTACGGAACCTTCGTAGGCACGATAAAGGTGGACAACCTAGTTGAGAGGTTCTACCCCAACGTTGAGTTCTTCTACTTCGTCGAGGTCGAGAAGAACTATGCCGTATTACCCCCAAAGGCAGGCTTTTTGTTCACGACGGGCAAAGATGTGCCAAGGAGCGGCGTGCGCTCTTATAACTGGCAGGGAACGAAGAAGCTCGTGATCTACGATGAGAACGGGATAATCCTTGGCATAGGCAGGATAAACCCCGAGAGCGGGAGAAAGTTCATCCTCAACGTGACCGACATCGGGGAGTCTATCAGGAGGAAGCGCTGACTTTTCTTACACAACGTGACCTTTTTGAGGGGTTGAAGGTTAGGTCATAATAGTAATGAAAAGTAACTAAAGGGGGTGATTCCGTGGTGGCGGGGGTCAAGAAGAGAACCCAGGATGGACAAGGTACTCCACGAAAGAATTCCAGAGAGGAACGTCGTCCTCCTCAGCGGCGGTAGTTTAGGTAGGGGAATTTGGTAGGATTCGGCTGGGACGTCAAGAGGTGCGAGGAGGAGAACCGCGAGCTCAATGCAAAGCTCAAGAACGTTAGAGAGATACTCACCGACATGCTGAAGAGGAGGAAATAGAGAAGTCGCTGTGACTTCCTAGTTCTTTCCATTTCTTCTGAGTGCCTCTTCCCATGTCATTATCATGTGGGTATAGGTGTCGTCGTCCTCGTATATACCACGCTTTATCTCTGAAACGTGGGAGTATTTAGCCCCTATCTGTTCTAAGAGGTAGTCAAGCGCACCCTCAGGGTCTGCTTTCGTACCGCAGGTGTAGACGTCTATCGCCGCGTAGCCGTTCTCCGGCCAGGTGTGTATTGAAAGGTGGCTCTCGGCGACGACCACCATACCACTAACGCCAGTTGGTGAGAACTTGAAGAAATGGGTCATCTTAACTTCCATCTTTCCGATCTTTGCCGCCTCGAGGAATATCTCCCTGAGCGTTTTAGCATCAGCGAGGATATTGGGGTCGCAGCCCGCAGCCTCAACAACGTAGTGGAATCCTATCGTCTCTATCTCACTCATGGCTCTCACCTCCTGCTGTTCCTATTACGAACCCTTTTTAAAGTTAAGCCCTGAAGCGGAGAGCCGTGAACGGGCCGTTTTTGTGTTGAACTGTTTTGAATCAGCCTGTAATGAATTGAACAGAAATTTAGCGGCTGTTACTGGAATTTTTCAAAAGCACATGACTAAAACCATTTTTCGACCAATGCCCGAGCTATGTTCTATCTTAGAAGGGTCGTACATGCTCCACTCAATAACACTCATCGATGGCCACCTCTGGCGGTGAACCGCTAATCTTAAAACCGCTCCCCCCAACTAACGACAAGTCGGCTAAAACTAACGACGGGGTGAACCTATGTCAAAGCCCAAGAAGAAATCAAAGCTCCCTGTTGCCAAATCTGTCAAGGCAAAGGAGCGAGAGAAACTCCGTTTTCTTTCAAGGATGGACTACAAAAAGATGATAACCTATCCCCTGATAGTGTTTGTAGTGGCGCTGCTTCTCCTCGCGGTTCACTTTCCAACGCTGGGAATAGATCTGCGTGGTGGGGTTGTCGTCACCGCCTACGGTGTCCACGCCAATCCAGACCAGCTTACAAAGGAGCTTAGCAGGGACCTCGGCATTGAGATTAATGTTGAGAGCTTCAAAAGCATTGAAACGAGTGGCGTGAGGATATACGCTCCAATCGGAACCAGCCCGGGGAAGATAATTAACCTAATGAAAGAGAAGTATCCCAACGCAAAGTACACACACAGCGAGGTTCAGCCGACCTTTGGAAAAATAGCCCAGAAACAGGGAATAAAGGCAATAGTCCTTGCATTTCTCGGAATGGCCGCGGTAGTATTCCTGTTTTTCAGGGATCCGATTCCATCGATGACCATCATCTTCTCGGCCCTCTCCGACATGACCGTTGCCGTGGCCCTCATGGGGGTATTCAGGATAGAACTTACAACCGCAACGATAGCGGCGCTGCTGATGCTCATAGGTTACACGGTCGACAGCAACATCCTCCTGACAACAAAGCTCCTCAGGAGGAAAGAAGACACGATTGAGGACGCCTACCTCTCGGCGGTCTCGACGGGATTCACCATGAGCACCACAACCCTTGGAGCGCTCTTCGTCCTCTGGCTCATCTCCACCAGTCAGACCATCGACAACATAGCGATAGTCCTCATCTTCGGTCTCCTGACTGACTTCATGAACACGTGGGTTCTCAACGCCGGTGTTCTAAAGTGGTACCTCTCAAGAAAGCCCCGGGGGGGTAGGGCATGAACAGAAGAACGAAAAAGCTCCTCACAAACTGGAGGATTATACTCCTCATACTGTTCCTCACAGGCTCGATAGCCACCCTTGCGCTCAAACCACTCACATACGGTATAGACATAGCCGGTGGTGTGGCCCTCGTCGCCCAGACCGAACACCCGGTCAACAGTGATACAATGCAGATAGTCGTCACCTCGCTCCAGAAGAGGCTTAACACCCTCGGGCTGAGGGACATAACCGTCGAGGCTCAAGGAAACCAGATAGTCCTCATCAAGGTCGCCAACGTAACAGAAGAAGAGGCCAATCAGATAAAGGAGGTCATAGAGAAACAGGGTGTCTTCTACATGGAGTTCAATGGAGTCATCTTTGGAACTGGTAAAGACGTTGAGTACGTTGGAATCTACCAGATAAAGCCCGACAATACCTGGGCGGTTCCATTCAGGATTTCAAAAGCCGCCGCCGAAAAGTTCGCTGAGCTTGTCAGAGGAAAGCCAGGATGGCCCGTTGACATGTTCCTTGACCCGCCGGTTAACTCCCTCCTCGTGGTCTCAAGCAAGGTTTATCACCTCATGAACAGCACGGAGTTCAACGCCCAGGCACCAAACGCACCCACGCTCCTCGATAGGATTGAGAAAGCATTCAACATAAGCGCCGTTATCTACTCAAATCAGAGTGCTGGGGAGATAGCCAAGCTCGCCCAAGGCAAGCAGAAAGTTGTTCTGATAGACGTTCCTCAAAGTCTTCAGAAGGAGCTTGAATCCCTCAACATCACCGCCACCTACATCCAGAGGGGACCCGGTGAGAGCGACTACTCCCTCATAGTCAAGGCACTCGGCCTCTACGGACCCTACGCCGTTGGCAAGGGACTTACAGTTGGAAACCCCCAGCAGGACGTTCAGATAAGCGGAAGCGCCTCCAACAGGGTGGCCGCGGAGCAGGATGCAAACACAATCTACACCGTTCTCAAGAGCGGTTCGCTTCCGGTGAAGCTCAACGTCGTTGGAATGCAGTATATCTCCCCAAGCCTTGGAGAAAACTTTAAGAACCAAGCGTTCTACGCCGGAATCGGTGCACTCCTGACGGTTTTAGCGATAATATACCTCCACTACAGGAGGTGGAAGATAGCCATACCCGTCGCCAGCACGAGCCTCTTCGAGGTCACTATCATCCTTGGGTTCGCGGCCCTCATAAAGTGGAACCTCGATCTACCAAGCATCGCCGGTATCATAGCGGCAATAGGCACTGGAGTTGACCAGCAGGTTGTCATAACTGACGAACTACTCAGCGGCGACAGGAGCACTAGGATAGCTAGGCGCTCAAGCATCTTGAAGAGGATGGGAAGGGCATTCTTTGTCATATTCGCGTCGGCAGCGACCACTATAACCGCTATGAGCTTCCTACTGGTGTACTTCGTCGGAACGCTCAAGGGATTCGCATTCACGA
Coding sequences:
- a CDS encoding tRNA uridine(34) 5-carboxymethylaminomethyl modification radical SAM/GNAT enzyme Elp3; the encoded protein is MNGESFEKAVEEIAGAVLSGEIKSREELNRYKIVVSRKYHLSKIPGNSDILKAIPEGERERFRDLLRRKPTRTISGVAVVAMMTKPFPCPHGRCIYCPGGPAVGSPQSYTGKEPSALRAVQSAYHPYIIMMRRLKQLTDIGHDVDKVEVIIQGGTFPAVDLDYQEWFVKEAFKAMNDFPHFKDVENLEEKLVRLIVKKDESVLEEDLAFRGAWLKTHRKPYYYLEDEQRKNERAKVRMVGLTIETRPDWAFERQIDRMLHFGTTRVELGVQTVFNFIHERTKRGHGVEEIVKATQLLRDAGLKINYHIMPGLPGSNLERDLYTFKTIFEDTRFRPDMLKIYPTLVTADAPLYAWYKAGKYRPYTTEEAVKLLVEAYRYFPKWVRVMRIQRDIPAKLIVAGVKHSNLGQLVFNELIKRGIRPREIRFREVGHQMEKFGIEPEIEHIELLREDYEAAGGREIFLSFEDTKNDILIGFIRLRIPSEKTHRKEINCCPSAIVRELHVYGPLVPIGGKPKYEWQHRGYGRELLMGAERIAREEFDVRKMLVISGVGVRNYYRKFGYRKNGPYVAKRLDKGYADYKKSKEFDAHLNT
- a CDS encoding YkgJ family cysteine cluster protein; this translates as MRFKPKPFTEPVPFKCLYCLDCCRGRHIYLTRKDIERIARKGYDPQDFVTFSVEGNQIRFVLSVREWDLGCVFHDPETGKCKIHDVNPIICRIYPFMVSRKPLGVEGEKPFHYRGQTLWLYYDENCPGINAEEPETTISPKEIVELGLEFEREFERTDMDGFAELIEEFEGDSDG
- the speD gene encoding adenosylmethionine decarboxylase; this encodes METIGFHYVVEAAGCDPNILADAKTLREIFLEAAKIGKMEVKMTHFFKFSPTGVSGMVVVAESHLSIHTWPENGYAAIDVYTCGTKADPEGALDYLLEQIGAKYSHVSEIKRGIYEDDDTYTHMIMTWEEALRRNGKN
- a CDS encoding protein translocase subunit SecF, whose amino-acid sequence is MSKPKKKSKLPVAKSVKAKEREKLRFLSRMDYKKMITYPLIVFVVALLLLAVHFPTLGIDLRGGVVVTAYGVHANPDQLTKELSRDLGIEINVESFKSIETSGVRIYAPIGTSPGKIINLMKEKYPNAKYTHSEVQPTFGKIAQKQGIKAIVLAFLGMAAVVFLFFRDPIPSMTIIFSALSDMTVAVALMGVFRIELTTATIAALLMLIGYTVDSNILLTTKLLRRKEDTIEDAYLSAVSTGFTMSTTTLGALFVLWLISTSQTIDNIAIVLIFGLLTDFMNTWVLNAGVLKWYLSRKPRGGRA
- a CDS encoding preprotein translocase subunit SecD; amino-acid sequence: MNRRTKKLLTNWRIILLILFLTGSIATLALKPLTYGIDIAGGVALVAQTEHPVNSDTMQIVVTSLQKRLNTLGLRDITVEAQGNQIVLIKVANVTEEEANQIKEVIEKQGVFYMEFNGVIFGTGKDVEYVGIYQIKPDNTWAVPFRISKAAAEKFAELVRGKPGWPVDMFLDPPVNSLLVVSSKVYHLMNSTEFNAQAPNAPTLLDRIEKAFNISAVIYSNQSAGEIAKLAQGKQKVVLIDVPQSLQKELESLNITATYIQRGPGESDYSLIVKALGLYGPYAVGKGLTVGNPQQDVQISGSASNRVAAEQDANTIYTVLKSGSLPVKLNVVGMQYISPSLGENFKNQAFYAGIGALLTVLAIIYLHYRRWKIAIPVASTSLFEVTIILGFAALIKWNLDLPSIAGIIAAIGTGVDQQVVITDELLSGDRSTRIARRSSILKRMGRAFFVIFASAATTITAMSFLLVYFVGTLKGFAFTTILGVLIGILVTRPAYAEIAKYLIGED